In Neorhizobium galegae, the following proteins share a genomic window:
- the apaG gene encoding Co2+/Mg2+ efflux protein ApaG, whose protein sequence is MYRARTRDIDVAVEPYYLEEQSNPEESRYVWGYRIVIENHSTLTVQLVHRYWHITDQNGIVDEVDGPGVVGEQPRLKPGDSYEYSSGCPLDTPSGLMFGHYDMQTDEGETFEVTIPAFSLDSPGLMRVLN, encoded by the coding sequence ATGTATCGCGCCCGGACACGAGATATCGATGTCGCCGTTGAGCCATACTATCTGGAGGAGCAATCCAATCCGGAAGAGAGCCGCTATGTCTGGGGATATCGCATCGTCATAGAGAACCATTCGACGCTTACCGTGCAGCTCGTGCATCGCTACTGGCACATTACCGACCAGAACGGTATCGTCGATGAAGTGGACGGGCCGGGGGTCGTCGGCGAGCAGCCGCGGCTGAAGCCCGGCGACAGTTACGAATATTCCTCGGGCTGTCCTCTCGACACGCCATCCGGGCTGATGTTCGGTCATTACGATATGCAGACCGATGAAGGCGAGACCTTCGAGGTGACGATTCCGGCCTTCTCGCTGGATTCACCGGGCCTGATGCGCGTCCTCAACTAG
- a CDS encoding O-succinylhomoserine sulfhydrylase yields the protein MTNKWRPATQLVHGGTLRSQYGETSEAIFLTQGFVYDTSEAAEARFKGETDGFIYARYGSPTNDMFEKRMCMLEGAEDARATASGMAAVTAAILCQLKAGDHIVAARALFGSCRWVVETLAPKYGIECTLVDGRFLENWEKAITPKTKVFFLESPTNPTLEVVDIAGVAKLANQIGAKVVVDNVFATPLFQKPLELGAHIVVYSATKHIDGQGRCLGGVVLSDKAWIDENLHDYFRHTGPAMSPFNAWTLLKGIETLPLRVKQQTESASKIADFLADQNQVAKVIYPGRKDHPQADIIARQMTGGSTLVCFELKGGKDAAFKLQNALEIVQISNNLGDAKSLITHPATTTHKNLTDEARAELGISPGTVRLSAGIEDTDDLIEDFAQALSKAGM from the coding sequence GCAATATGGCGAAACCTCGGAAGCGATCTTCCTGACGCAAGGGTTCGTCTATGACACGTCGGAAGCGGCGGAAGCGCGCTTCAAGGGCGAGACAGACGGCTTCATCTACGCGCGTTACGGCAGCCCGACCAACGACATGTTCGAAAAGCGCATGTGCATGCTGGAAGGCGCCGAAGATGCGCGCGCCACCGCCTCGGGCATGGCTGCCGTCACCGCCGCGATCCTCTGCCAGCTGAAGGCCGGCGACCATATCGTCGCCGCACGCGCCCTGTTCGGCTCCTGCCGCTGGGTGGTCGAGACGCTCGCTCCGAAATACGGCATCGAATGCACGCTGGTCGACGGGCGCTTCCTGGAAAACTGGGAAAAGGCGATCACCCCGAAGACCAAGGTGTTCTTCCTGGAAAGCCCGACCAACCCGACGCTCGAAGTGGTCGACATTGCCGGCGTTGCCAAGCTCGCCAACCAGATCGGCGCCAAGGTCGTCGTCGACAACGTGTTTGCGACCCCGCTCTTCCAGAAGCCGCTGGAACTCGGCGCCCATATCGTCGTCTACTCCGCGACCAAGCACATCGACGGCCAGGGCCGCTGCCTCGGTGGCGTCGTGCTTTCCGACAAAGCCTGGATCGACGAGAACCTGCACGACTATTTCCGCCACACCGGCCCGGCCATGTCGCCGTTCAATGCCTGGACGCTGCTGAAGGGCATCGAGACCTTGCCGCTGCGCGTCAAGCAGCAGACGGAGAGCGCCTCGAAGATCGCCGACTTCCTCGCCGACCAGAACCAGGTCGCAAAGGTCATCTATCCGGGCCGCAAGGACCATCCGCAGGCGGATATCATCGCCCGGCAGATGACGGGCGGCTCCACGCTTGTGTGCTTCGAGCTGAAGGGCGGCAAGGACGCGGCCTTCAAGCTGCAGAACGCGCTGGAGATCGTGCAGATTTCCAACAATCTCGGCGACGCCAAGAGCCTGATCACCCATCCGGCGACAACGACGCACAAGAACCTGACGGATGAGGCCCGTGCCGAACTCGGCATTTCGCCCGGCACCGTGCGCCTGTCTGCCGGCATCGAGGATACTGATGACCTGATCGAGGATTTCGCCCAGGCGCTGTCCAAGGCCGGCATGTAA